A genomic window from Lotus japonicus ecotype B-129 chromosome 1, LjGifu_v1.2 includes:
- the LOC130734348 gene encoding sister chromatid cohesion protein PDS5 homolog B, with product MDEPSLQLVSEIGTHIAQRTRPNKDFIVKSLRKAVNALSQLEQCPQPRSAEKVAAALKPLANALVGGGLLQHADKDVRLLVAICVAELFRVNAPEPPFKAEHLKDVFKLIISLFADLADTASPFFSKRVKVLDTVAQLRCCVLMLEINCVGLVLEMFNVFFSVVRDDHHDSLISAMSSIMINILNESEEASQQLLEVILRNLIKRKKDATCAAYQLAASVIKACTQEDELNLLVCSFLTSCIHDRDTVGCELKEFYHEIIFQVFQCAPQMLLPVIPSLIEELLADQVDIRIKAVNLVGKLFALPEHHVAHKYHDLFVEFLKRFSDKSVDVRISALQCAKAFYMANPFGRESHEIITSVEDRLLDFDDRVRMQAVLVACDICSSNLKLVPSKLLSQATERLRDKKISVRKRALQKLIEIYRDYCKKCSEGSMKISDHFEEIPCKIIMLCYDNDSKEFRLQNVESVLADDLFPEHLSVEERTKHWIHMFSLFSPFHERALDSILAQKRRLQNEMKNYLATRKKFKETCSEEIQKKIGSMFTKMAASFSDSHKAEEFLHKLNQIKDNNVFKSLERLLDEQDFTIGQALKDDLLVMIGDTNPYYEFLSLLFSKCSSNIFSSEHVQCILNYLSNDDSGNKDLEDSSANLLLAVVRIFPSMLKGSEKQFQTLLKKMNPINDKLVEVIAKAGSHSAFNLSDIYPFLEGMCLDGTRRQAKFAVSAITALSSKHSVFLYERLIDSLYSQENVPTILQSLGCIAQYSVSTFDTRDEEITSYICQKIIQMEHMDAGHDATSVCDTSRCSESCQLKIYGLKTLVKSFLPYQGIHVKKDISGLLDILTRMLRESDSFVNADAVSCENDKAHIRLASAKAILRLARKWDIHITPEIFRFTILIAKDTSSFVRSTFLCKTHKLLREHKLPIRFACAFALAVTDCIEDLQFHIYKYMADFIKDYTTIARKRQTSAVQGAIIDFPAYILVFLVHVLAQINNFQFEVSQDEKLCADLCSPLFFVLQALVDLSIVDGDLDLVNEAVLYLSSIFRAIRKAEDAVDAQMTTKLHMLAEIGLFTLNSLNHGRISLSQAPRQVLLPSSLYRVGITKNDANSKCQKSFFEESYLSRVFHMLKSSCASQAYVQKPVKAIPKHARKGQHDVPKSNISIYGVLDLVTSKPDDLLRMDTTNDKTMRPDIPSGKRRKHVPLSVSGSISLHECSTIEKQQNIAFKHGEKISERNLLSSSDSVSCKGSLAESHVVTRKSKRAAALENSVTSSKDTVQHSKYPRTNLRDTCGSKRQDILADVSNKNNFSHGDPTEHSSLSSIKKTAATTRGLATKDGTSLNQENSAASVHGRGKGAETSASEVVNTNAYAGRTRRKV from the exons ATGGATGAACCCTCGCTGCAACTCGTCTCCGAAATCGGAACTCACATCGCTCAACGAACTCGTCCTAACAAAGACTTCATCGTCAAATCTCTCCGA AAAGCTGTAAATGCTTTGTCTCAGTTAGAGCAGTGTCCTCAGCCACGATCCGCCGAAAAAGTAGCAGCTGCATTGAAGCCCCTGGCAAATGCATTGGTTGGTGGTGGTCTGCTTCAACATGCGGATAAGGATGTTAGGCTTCTCGTTGCTATTTGTGTCGCTGAACTTTTTAGAGTCAATGCACCTGAACCGCCGTTTAAAGCGGAGCATTTAAAG GATGTATTTAAACTTATCATCAGTTTGTTTGCGGATCTAGCTGACACTGCAAGTCCGTTCTTTTCGAAAAGGGTTAAAGTATTGGACACTGTGGCTCAATTAAGGTGTTGTGTATTAATGCTGGAGATTAACTGCGTAGGCCTGGTTCTTGAGATGTTCAATGTTTTCTTCTCAGTTGTGAG AGACGACCACCATGATAGTTTGATTAGTGCCATGTCTTCTATAATGATAAACATATTGAATGAGAGTGAGGAGGCTTCTCAGCAACTATTGGAAGTGATTTTGCGAAATCTTATAAAGCGAAAAAAA GATGCAACTTGTGCTGCTTATCAACTTGCTGCATCAGTCATCAAAGCCTGCACACAAGAAGACGAGCTGAATCTCCTAGTTTGTAGCTTTTTGACCTCTTGCATACATGACAGAGACACTGTGGGCTGTGAGCTTAAAGAATTTTACCATGAAATTATCTTTCAAGTTTTCCAATGTGCGCCTCAGATGCTTCTTCCTGTTATCCCAAGCTTAATTGAAGAATTATTG GCTGATCAGGTTGATATTAGGATTAAAGCTGTTAATTTGGTGGGGAAGCTTTTCGCACTTCCAGAACACCATGTTGCACACAAGTATCATGATCTTTTTGTGGAGTTCTTAAAAAGATTTTCTGATAAATCTGTGGATGTGAGAATTAGTGCTCTACAATGTGCCAAAGCTTTCTACATGGCGAATCCCTTTGGGAGAGAATCACATGAAATTATCA CTTCAGTTGAAGATCGATTATTAGATTTTGATGACCGAGTGAGAATGCAGGCAGTTCTTGTTGCCTGTGATATTTGCAGCTCAAACCTGAAACTTGTTCCATCCAAACTACTGTCTCAAGCCACTGAAAGACTTCGGGATAAAAAG ATATCTGTTAGAAAGAGGGCCTTGCAGAAGTTAATTGAAATATATCGAGACTACTGCAAGAAATGTAGTGAAGGAAGCATGAAAATAAGTGATCACTTTGAAGAGATTCCGTGTAAAATtattatgctttgctatgataacGATAGTAAGGAGTTCAG GTTGCAGAATGTGGAATCTGTTCTTGCTGATGATCTATTTCCTGAGCATCTTTCTGTCGAAGAAAGGACAAAGCATTGGATACACATGTTTTCTCTTTTCAGTCCTTTTCACGAAAGGGCACTGGATAGTATTTTGGCTCAAAAAAGAAG GTtgcaaaatgaaatgaaaaactATTTGGCCACACGGAAGAAATTTAAG GAAACTTGTTCTGAAGAAATACAGAAGAAGATTGGAAGCATGTTTACAAAAATGGCTGCATCGTTCTCAGATTCTCACAAAGCTGAAGAGTTCCTTCATAAGTTAAACCAAATTAAAGATAATAATGTGTTTAAATCACTTGAAAGATTGTTGGATGAACAAGATTTCACAATTGGACAAGCCCTCAAA GATGATCTTCTGGTCATGATTGGAGACACCAATccatattatgaatttttaagTTTACTCTTCTCCAAATGTTCATCAAACATTTTCAGCTCAGAACATGTCCAGTGCATCTTAAATTATCTTTCCAATGATGATAGTGGAAATAAGGACTTGGAGGATTCTTCTGCAAATCTTCTGCTG GCTGTTGTTAGAATTTTCCCTTCAATGCTGAAAGGCTCGGAAAAGCAGTTCCAAACattgttgaagaagatgaatcctATTAATGATAAACTGGTTGAGGTTATTGCAAAAGCAGGCTCTCACAGTGCTTTCAATCTTAG TGATATTTACCCATTTCTTGAGGGAATGTGCTTGGATGGAACTCGAAGACAGGCCAAATTTGCTGTCTCTGCAATTACTGCCTTGAGTTCTAAACACTCAGTTTTCTTATACGAG AGACTAATTGATTCATTATATAGCCAAGAGAATGTCCCCACAATTTTGCAATCTTTGGGATGCATTGCACAATACTCTGTATCAACTTTTGATACTAGAGATGAAGAGATCACATCATATATTTGCCAGAAGATTATTCAA ATGGAGCACATGGATGCTGGTCATGATGCAACATCCGTTTGTGATACCTCTCGGTGCAGTGAATCTTGTCAATTAAAG ATTTATGGGCTGAAAACACTGGTAAAGAGTTTTTTACCCTATCAGGGGATCCATGTAAAGAAGGATATTAGTGGACTGTTGGACATTTTAACACGAATGCTAAGGGAAAGTGATAGTTTTGTTAATGCAGATGCAGTCTCATG TGAAAATGATAAGGCTCATATAAGATTAGCTTCTGCAAAGGCAATTCTTCGTCTTGCTAGGAAGTGGGATATACATATCACTCCAGAGATTTTTCGCTTCACTATTTTGATTGCGAAG GATACTTCTTCATTTGTAAGGAGCACATTTCTTTGTAAAACACACAAATTGTTGAGGGAGCACAAACTACCTATCAGATTTGCCTGTGCTTTTGCGTTGGCAGTGACAGATTGCATTGAGGATCTGCAATTTCAT ATCTACAAATATATGGCAGATTTTATTAAGGATTACACTACAATAGCTCGTAAAAGACAAACTTCTGCTGTTCAAGGAGCAATTATTGATTTCCCTGCATACATTTTGGTCTTCTTGGTTCATGTGCTTGCTCAGATTAACAACTTTCAATTTGAAGTCTCTCAAGATGAAAAGTTGTGTGCTGACCTTTGTAG TCCACTCTTCTTTGTTCTGCAAGCATTAGTTGATCTCAGTATTGTTGATGGTGACCTGGACCTTGTTAATGAAGCTGTCTTATATCTATCGAGTATTTTTCGAGCAATCAGAAAAGCTGAAGATGCCGTTGATGCACAAATGACAACC AAGCTGCACATGCTGGCTGAAATTGGGCTATTTACCTTAAATTCATTAAATCATGGTCGGATTTCTCTATCTCAAGCCCCACGACAAGTTTTGCTGCCTTCGTCGTTGTACAGAGTGGGAATCACTAAGAATGAT GCTAACTCAAAATGTCAGAAGTCCTTTTTTGAAGAAAGTTATCTAAGTAGAGTCTTTCACATGCTTAAAAGTTCATGTGCCTCACAGGCATACGTTCAAAAG CCTGTGAAAGCAATTCCTAAGCATGCTCGCAAGGGTCAACATGATGTCCCAAAGTCCAATATTAGTATTTACGGCGTACTGGACTTGGTAACTAGCAAACCAGATGATTTGTTAAGGATGGATACAACAAATGATAAAACTATGAGGCCCGATATTCCTTCAGGAAAAAGGAGAAAACACGTGCCTCTTTCTGTTTCTGGATCAATCAGTTTGCATGAATGCTCTACAATTGAGAAGCAACAAAATATAGCATTCAAACATGGTGAAAAGATTTCAGAGAGAAACCTGCTTTCATCTAGTGATTCTGTGAGCTGTAAGGGTTCTCTGGCTGAATCACATGTGGTGACCCGTAAATCGAAAAGAGCTGCAGCTTTGGAGAATTCTGTGACAAGTAGCAAAGATACTGTTCAACATTCCAAATACCCTAGAACCAACCTCAGAGATACGTGTGGCTCAAAG AGACAAGATATACTGGCAGATGTATCAAATAAAAACAACTTCAGCCACGG TGATCCTACTGAACATTCTTCTCTCAGTAGTATAAAGAAAACTGCTGCTACAACAAGAGGCCTGGCAACCAAAGATGGAACATCACTGAATCAGGAGAATA
- the LOC130734349 gene encoding UDP-galactose transporter 1: MEEGLICQWSVFRSLLAILQWWAFNVTVIIINKWIFQKLDFKFPLSVSCIHFICSAIGGYVVIQVLKLKPLIAVEPEDRWRRIFPMSFVFCVNIVLGNVSLRYIPVSFMQTIKSFTPATTVFLQWLVWRKYFDWRIWASLIPIVGGILVTSVTELSFNMFGFLAALFGCLATSTKTILAESLLHGYKFDSINTVYYMAPFATMILAVPALLLEGNGILEWLSIHPYPWIALIIIFSSGVLAFCLNFSIFYVIHSTTAVTFNVAGNLKVAVAVLVSWLIFRNPISYMNSIGCAITLIGCTFYGYVRHMLSQQPAVPGTPRTPRTPRSKMELLPLVNDKLDDKV; the protein is encoded by the exons ATGGAAGAAGGCCTTATTTGCCAGTGGAGCGTGTTTCGATCTCTCTTGGCAATCCTTCAATGGTGGGCTTTCAATGTCACTGTTATCATCATCAACAAGTGGATCTTCCAG AAATTGGATTTCAAGTTCCCGTTATCGGTATCCTGTATCCACTTTATTTGCTCAGCCATTGGAGGATATGTGGTGATTCAGGTGCTTAAGCTTAAACCACTGATAGCTGTTGAACCTGAAGATCGCTGGAGAAGAATATTTCCTATGTCATTTGTGTTCTGCGTTAACATTGTGCTGGGGAATGTGAGCCTACGATACATACCAGTTTCTTTTATGCAGACAATAAAGTCATTCACTCCTGCAACTACAG TTTTTTTGCAATGGCTGGTATGGAGGAAATATTTTGATTGGCGTATTTGGGCTTCTCTTATACCCATTGTTGGAGGGATTCTTGTGACATCTGTTACAGAGCTTAGTTTTAATATGTTTGGTTTTCTTGCTGCCTTATTTGGCTGTTTGGCTACATCTACAAAGACTATTCTTGCTGAGTCTCTGCTGCATGGATACAAATTTGACAG CATCAACACAGTTTATTACATGGCACCTTTTGCAACTATGATCCTGGCGGTACCTGCTTTGTTACTTGAAGGCAATGGAATCCTTGAGTGGCTAAGTATTCATCCATATCCTTGGATAGCCCTGATCATCATTTTCAGCTCTGGGGTCTTGGCGTTCTGCCTCAACTTCTCCATTTTTTATGTGATTCACTCCACCACTGCTGTAACATTTAATGTTGCTGGAAACCTAAAG GTTGCGGTTGCTGTTCTTGTTTCTTGGCTGATATTTAGGAACCCAATTTCATATATGAATTCTATTGGATGTGCCATAACTCTTATTGGATGTACATTCTATGGTTATGTTAGACATATGCTCTCACAACAGCCAGCAGTTCCGGGAACTCCTCGGACACCCAGGACCCCTAGGAGTAAGATGGAGTTGCTTCCTCTTGTAAATGAtaaattagatgataaggtctAA
- the LOC130734350 gene encoding uncharacterized protein LOC130734350, with product MQSSSGSLLKQLSMKEAWKSTSNRWSTANDKYNNSGGGCEASVNQMKGVGMHGNEENAGTVVKKRVMVVVDHTSHSKHAMMWALTHVANKGDLLTLLHVVPLDSASDSSSSCSAHLVNYLRSLCRDFKPEVEVEALVIQGPKLATVMSQVKKLEVSVLVLGQKKPSYLFSCLCGSTTSSSSEEFAEHCINKAECLTIGVRKRSQGTNGYFISTRWQKNFWLLA from the exons ATGCAAAGTTCATCAGGGTCATTGTTGAAACAGTTGAGCATGAAAGAAGCTTGGAAATCAACATCAAACAGGTGGAGCACTGCAAATGACAAATACAACAACAGTGGGGGAGGCTGTGAAGCGAGTGTGAATCAGATGAAAGGTGTTGGAATGCATGGGAATGAGGAAAATGCTGGAACAGTGGTGAAGAAGagagtgatggtggtggtggatcaCACTTCACATTCCAAGCATGCTATGATGTGGGCTCTCACTCATGTAGCAAATAAGGGTGATTTGCTCACTCTGCTTCATGTTGTGCCTCTTGACTCAGCttctgattcttcttcttcttgttctgcaCATCTTGTCAATTATCTCAGGTCCCTTTGCAGAGATTTCAAGCCTGAG GTGGAAGTGGAAGCACTTGTAATCCAAGGCCCAAAATTGGCCACAGTGATGAGCCAAGTGAAGAAGCTGGAGGTCTCTGTCTTGGTATTGGGCCAAAAGAAGCCATCTTATCTCTTCAGCTG CCTGTGTGGAAGCACAACTAGTAGCAGCTCTGAAGAGTTTGCTGAACATTGCATCAACAAAGCAGAATGCTTAACAATAGGAGTGAGGAAGAGAAGCCAAGGCACAAATGGCTACTTCATCAGCACAAGGTGGCAGAAGAACTTCTGGCTACTGGCCTAG